In Actinoplanes derwentensis, the following proteins share a genomic window:
- a CDS encoding Acg family FMN-binding oxidoreductase, translating to MNDNDEVKRALVQAADAARFAPSIHNTQPWRWVVTDGRLELFGVAERQLREQDPTGRMLLLSCGTALHHARVALEAEGWRYEVDRPAGEPLAVLRPVERVPVAPEATRHFQMLGVRRTDRRTVTDERVSEDILRDLAKVTEESGARLHVLGRDQVLALAVAVDRAQHAEDGDDRITAETAAWVGGDRPDGTGVPAAVLPEEVPLTTVAERDFQTAGTLTAGDGHDRAATYAVLYGDGDEAEDWLRGGEALSRLWLAATEQAVSLLPLSGPVEIPFTRQTLRRMLGDVGFPYLAVRLGTLDPAHSAPPKTPRLPAEQVIDVL from the coding sequence ATGAACGACAACGACGAGGTCAAGCGGGCACTGGTCCAGGCGGCGGATGCGGCTCGGTTCGCTCCGTCGATCCACAACACGCAGCCGTGGCGCTGGGTGGTCACCGACGGGCGGCTGGAACTGTTCGGGGTCGCCGAGCGGCAACTGCGCGAGCAGGACCCGACCGGGCGGATGCTGCTGCTGAGCTGCGGGACCGCCCTGCACCACGCCCGGGTGGCGCTGGAGGCCGAGGGCTGGCGGTACGAGGTGGACCGGCCGGCCGGTGAGCCCCTCGCGGTGCTGCGCCCGGTCGAGCGGGTGCCGGTCGCGCCGGAGGCCACCCGGCACTTCCAGATGCTGGGGGTACGGCGTACCGACCGGCGCACCGTCACCGACGAGCGGGTCTCCGAGGACATTCTGCGTGACCTGGCGAAGGTGACCGAGGAGAGCGGTGCCCGCCTGCACGTACTCGGCCGGGATCAGGTCCTCGCTCTGGCAGTGGCGGTCGACCGGGCCCAGCACGCCGAGGACGGCGACGACCGGATCACCGCCGAGACCGCGGCCTGGGTGGGCGGCGACCGGCCGGACGGCACCGGCGTTCCGGCGGCGGTGCTGCCCGAGGAGGTGCCGCTGACCACGGTCGCCGAACGTGACTTCCAGACCGCCGGAACGCTTACCGCTGGTGACGGGCATGACCGGGCCGCGACGTACGCGGTGCTGTACGGCGACGGTGACGAGGCCGAGGACTGGCTGCGCGGCGGGGAGGCGCTGAGCCGGCTGTGGCTGGCCGCGACCGAGCAGGCGGTGAGTCTGCTGCCGCTGAGCGGCCCGGTGGAGATCCCGTTCACCCGGCAGACGCTGCGCCGGATGCTGGGGGACGTCGGTTTCCCCTACCTCGCGGTGCGTCTCGGCACGCTGGATCCGGCGCATTCAGCGCCGCCGAAGACCCCCCGGCTCCCGGCCGAGCAGGTCATCGACGTTCTTTGA
- a CDS encoding GNAT family N-acetyltransferase, translating into MFSIELTEGAQLRPLEPWQAEEFLAHMDRARATLDPWIPWASVSADLASATATLQRYADGTAQDGKRLFGIWLDGVLVGGTMFVAFDVKSGNCEVGVWLEPSATGRGLITRAARALIDWAFTVRGLHRAEWHCNPDNIASSNVARRLGMTREGLLRESFPWQGKRNDSEIWAVLASEWKSGPQ; encoded by the coding sequence GTGTTCTCGATCGAGTTGACCGAAGGTGCCCAGCTCCGCCCGCTCGAACCGTGGCAGGCGGAGGAGTTCCTGGCCCACATGGACCGGGCCCGCGCGACCCTCGACCCGTGGATTCCGTGGGCCAGTGTCAGCGCCGATCTCGCCAGTGCGACCGCCACGCTGCAGCGGTACGCCGACGGCACGGCCCAGGACGGTAAGCGGCTGTTCGGGATCTGGCTCGACGGTGTCCTGGTCGGCGGCACCATGTTCGTGGCCTTCGACGTCAAGAGTGGCAACTGTGAGGTCGGTGTCTGGCTGGAGCCGTCCGCGACCGGCCGGGGCCTGATCACCCGGGCGGCCCGGGCGCTGATCGACTGGGCGTTCACCGTGCGCGGCCTGCACCGCGCCGAGTGGCACTGCAACCCGGACAACATCGCCAGCTCCAACGTCGCCCGCCGGCTCGGCATGACCCGCGAGGGCCTGCTCCGCGAGTCCTTCCCGTGGCAGGGCAAGCGCAACGACAGCGAGATCTGGGCAGTCCTCGCCTCGGAGTGGAAGTCAGGGCCGCAGTAG
- a CDS encoding class I SAM-dependent methyltransferase, with protein MPERITEVTALLAEVLAPRAPLTVIVDGGDPGAAATFAARLAAAFPATARAWNVDAVLGLIGPGGGMFDSALNVLEPATDQILVFLRGGPRHRFAEGDGERRAQVVIDHRDPDWPVIRHLHPGLADVDRWYRSESQAFFAARAAEWDSRFGDDMPRYLDAVRRAGAGPGHVVLDVGSGTGRALPALAAAVGPTGRVLGLDLTPDMLTAARNAGRGDCADLVLGDARHLPIADATADVVFAAGLVHHLPDPVAGLRELARVTRPGGTLTIFQPLGRTQLAARHGRVLRPGEPLSEERLGPMLAASGWTMTAYEDVPDCFLALATRRTA; from the coding sequence GTGCCGGAACGCATCACCGAAGTCACCGCGCTGCTCGCCGAGGTTCTGGCGCCCCGTGCCCCGCTCACCGTGATCGTCGACGGTGGTGACCCGGGCGCCGCCGCCACGTTCGCCGCCCGGCTCGCCGCCGCGTTCCCCGCCACCGCCCGTGCCTGGAACGTCGACGCCGTCCTCGGCCTGATCGGCCCCGGTGGCGGCATGTTCGACTCCGCCCTCAACGTCCTCGAACCCGCCACCGACCAGATCCTCGTCTTCCTCCGCGGCGGCCCCCGGCACCGGTTCGCCGAAGGTGACGGCGAACGCCGCGCCCAAGTCGTCATCGACCACCGCGACCCCGACTGGCCGGTCATCCGCCACCTGCACCCGGGTCTGGCCGACGTCGACCGCTGGTACCGCTCGGAGAGCCAGGCGTTCTTCGCCGCCCGCGCCGCCGAATGGGACAGCAGATTCGGCGACGACATGCCCCGCTACCTGGACGCCGTCCGCCGCGCCGGAGCCGGCCCCGGTCATGTCGTCCTCGACGTCGGTTCCGGCACCGGCCGGGCACTGCCGGCCCTGGCCGCCGCGGTCGGCCCCACCGGCCGGGTGCTCGGGCTGGACCTGACCCCGGACATGCTCACCGCGGCCCGCAACGCCGGCCGCGGCGACTGCGCCGACCTGGTGCTGGGCGACGCCCGTCACCTGCCGATCGCCGACGCCACCGCCGACGTGGTCTTCGCCGCCGGTCTGGTCCACCACCTGCCCGACCCGGTCGCCGGCTTGCGGGAACTGGCCCGGGTGACCCGCCCCGGCGGCACCCTGACGATCTTCCAGCCGCTCGGCCGGACCCAACTCGCCGCCCGGCACGGCCGCGTCCTGCGCCCCGGCGAGCCCCTGAGCGAGGAACGCCTGGGCCCCATGCTGGCCGCTTCCGGCTGGACGATGACCGCATACGAGGACGTCCCCGACTGTTTCCTGGCCCTCGCCACCCGCCGCACCGCTTGA
- a CDS encoding NAD(+)/NADH kinase, with the protein MGMVKVVGLVLHPRRDCGAAIEAITGWAEARGVTVLGLPDEVSRITGCTAEAVEAPEMVDRAGLLVSLGGDGTMLRTMRLAEGRETPVLGVNVGRLGFLAEVDLPALGEALTAIDEHDYKVESRTAVRTVLPDGREVSAFNDIALVRVPGHGLAAVGIRVEGSGFVNYAADAVIVATPTGSTAYSFSAGGPIVSPNVRGLIVSAAAAHSSFNRSLVLDTSEQLALDVLPSSGRLAIEVDGIIEGHASPGDRLEIVPVPAAARVIRFGHTSFYERARRKLRVEGSAQAVAEDMSDAVVVDSFEQRRYEVQLGGEVIGSLTYRRSADGIELLDTVVEQAYSGRGLAGRLAAAALADARSRSIQVTATCPFVAGYLERHPES; encoded by the coding sequence ATGGGGATGGTCAAGGTCGTCGGGCTGGTGTTGCATCCGCGACGGGATTGCGGTGCGGCCATCGAGGCGATCACCGGGTGGGCTGAGGCGCGTGGAGTGACCGTGCTGGGGCTGCCCGATGAGGTGAGCCGCATCACTGGGTGCACCGCTGAGGCGGTCGAGGCGCCGGAGATGGTGGATCGAGCGGGACTGCTGGTGAGTCTCGGTGGTGACGGCACCATGTTGCGCACCATGCGCCTGGCCGAGGGGCGGGAGACTCCGGTCCTCGGGGTCAACGTGGGGCGACTGGGGTTCCTCGCCGAGGTGGACCTTCCGGCGCTCGGGGAGGCGCTGACCGCGATCGACGAACATGACTACAAGGTGGAGTCCCGGACCGCGGTGCGCACGGTGCTGCCGGACGGGCGGGAGGTGTCCGCCTTCAACGACATCGCGCTGGTGCGGGTGCCGGGGCACGGGCTGGCCGCGGTCGGCATCCGGGTCGAGGGCAGCGGGTTCGTCAACTACGCGGCCGACGCGGTGATCGTGGCGACGCCGACCGGGTCGACGGCGTACAGCTTCTCGGCCGGTGGGCCGATCGTCTCGCCGAACGTGCGGGGGCTGATCGTCTCCGCGGCGGCCGCGCACTCCTCGTTCAACCGGTCCCTGGTGCTCGACACGTCCGAGCAGCTCGCGCTGGACGTGCTGCCGAGCAGTGGCCGCCTGGCGATCGAGGTGGACGGGATCATCGAGGGCCACGCGTCGCCCGGTGACCGGCTGGAGATAGTGCCGGTGCCGGCCGCCGCCCGGGTGATCCGTTTCGGCCACACCTCGTTCTACGAGCGGGCCCGGCGCAAACTGCGGGTCGAGGGCAGCGCCCAGGCGGTCGCGGAGGACATGTCGGACGCCGTGGTGGTCGACAGTTTCGAGCAGCGCCGTTACGAGGTGCAGCTCGGCGGTGAGGTGATCGGTTCGCTGACCTATCGCCGGTCGGCCGACGGCATCGAACTCCTGGACACCGTGGTCGAACAGGCCTACTCCGGGCGGGGACTGGCCGGGCGGCTCGCCGCCGCGGCTCTCGCCGACGCCCGGTCCCGATCGATTCAGGTCACCGCCACGTGCCCGTTCGTCGCGGGCTATCTCGAACGTCATCCCGAGAGTTGA
- a CDS encoding FAD-dependent oxidoreductase: MGQAAILTVDDDPSVSRAIARDLRRRYAEKYRIVRASSGDEALEVLRELKLRGDRVAVILADYRMPQMNGIEFLEQAMDLFPHARRALLTAYADTDAAIQAINVVDVDHYLLKPWDPPEEKLYPVLDALLDAWQAAGDQELPDIRVVGHRWSEPSFQIRDFLARNLVPYKYFGADEPEGRRLLEAAEVGPEAVPLLVTADGRALSHPTVQQVAEVAGLSTSPDRDFYDLVIVGGGPAGLGAAVYGGSEGLKTLLIERQAVGGQAGQSSRIENYLGFPDGISGAQLTDRARRQADKFAAETLTTRDVVGLRTEGSARTLTFADGGEISAHAILLATGVSYRPLIADGVAGLTGSGVFYGSAATEGPACAGTDVYIVGGANSAGQAALFFARYANRVTLLVRGDSLESSMSYYLIQQLAGIENIQVRTRCEVIGAQGDGHLQAITICDSKDGSKATVECGYLFVFIGAEPRTDWLGDTLERDGKGFIRTGTDLLLNGERPRGWDRDRDPFYLESSVPGIFAAGDVRASSVKRVASAVGEGAMAVALVHRYLEAQ, translated from the coding sequence ATGGGCCAAGCCGCGATCCTCACGGTCGACGACGACCCGTCCGTCTCCCGAGCCATCGCTCGTGACCTGCGCCGCCGGTACGCCGAGAAGTACCGGATCGTCCGCGCCTCCTCCGGCGACGAGGCCCTGGAGGTGCTGCGCGAGCTGAAACTGCGCGGCGACCGGGTCGCGGTCATCCTCGCCGACTACCGGATGCCGCAGATGAACGGCATCGAGTTCCTGGAGCAGGCGATGGACCTGTTCCCGCACGCTCGCCGGGCACTGCTGACCGCCTACGCCGACACCGACGCCGCGATCCAGGCGATCAACGTGGTCGACGTCGATCACTACCTGCTGAAGCCGTGGGATCCGCCGGAGGAGAAGCTCTACCCGGTGCTGGACGCGCTGCTCGACGCGTGGCAGGCGGCCGGTGACCAGGAGTTGCCGGACATCCGGGTGGTCGGGCACCGGTGGAGCGAACCGTCCTTCCAGATCCGTGACTTCCTGGCCCGCAACCTGGTGCCGTACAAGTATTTCGGTGCCGACGAACCGGAGGGCCGCCGTCTGCTGGAGGCCGCCGAGGTCGGCCCGGAGGCGGTGCCGCTGCTGGTGACCGCCGACGGGCGCGCGCTGTCGCACCCGACGGTGCAGCAGGTGGCCGAGGTGGCCGGGCTCTCCACCAGCCCGGACCGGGACTTCTACGACCTGGTCATCGTCGGCGGCGGCCCGGCCGGGCTGGGTGCCGCGGTCTACGGCGGGTCGGAAGGCCTCAAGACGCTGCTGATCGAACGGCAGGCGGTCGGCGGGCAGGCCGGCCAGAGTTCCCGGATCGAGAACTACCTGGGTTTCCCGGACGGCATCTCCGGTGCTCAGCTCACCGACCGGGCCCGGCGGCAGGCCGACAAGTTCGCCGCCGAGACGCTCACCACCCGGGATGTCGTCGGGCTGCGCACCGAGGGTTCGGCCCGCACTCTGACGTTCGCCGACGGCGGGGAGATCTCCGCGCACGCGATCCTGCTGGCCACCGGGGTCTCCTACCGGCCGCTGATCGCCGACGGCGTCGCCGGTCTGACCGGGTCGGGAGTGTTCTACGGCTCGGCCGCCACCGAGGGCCCGGCCTGCGCCGGCACCGACGTCTACATCGTCGGCGGCGCCAACTCGGCGGGACAGGCGGCGCTCTTCTTCGCCCGGTACGCGAACCGGGTCACCCTGCTGGTCCGCGGTGACTCCTTGGAGTCGTCGATGTCGTACTACCTGATCCAGCAACTGGCCGGGATCGAGAACATCCAGGTCCGGACCCGCTGCGAGGTGATCGGCGCACAGGGCGACGGCCATCTGCAGGCGATCACGATCTGCGACAGCAAGGACGGCTCCAAGGCCACCGTCGAGTGCGGTTACCTGTTCGTCTTCATCGGGGCCGAGCCGCGCACCGACTGGCTCGGTGACACCCTGGAACGAGACGGCAAGGGCTTCATCCGTACGGGTACCGATCTCCTGCTGAACGGGGAGCGACCGCGGGGATGGGATCGGGACCGGGATCCGTTCTACCTGGAGAGCAGTGTCCCCGGCATCTTCGCGGCCGGCGACGTCCGGGCCAGCTCGGTGAAACGGGTGGCCTCGGCGGTCGGCGAGGGTGCGATGGCCGTCGCGCTGGTCCACCGCTATCTGGAGGCGCAATGA
- a CDS encoding ATP-binding protein — translation MTIEPIVIEPCEPGRLTPDDLRTLFLFEKLTDEQLGWLAEHGCTMRVGSGGLVVREGDPAESFFVLLSGAVSLTTRVGDDEVTTNRTDQRGVYMGATQAYLRDDGMPRKYMASMRALSDTEFFVLAAEDFGGLMRDWFPMAIHLLEGLALGIRNNQAVVGERQRLSALGALSAGLMHELNNPAAAASRATSALRQRVAAMRMKLGKLAAGKVAPDRLVALLELQEEVIERAAKAPVMTAMQVSDLEDELGGWMEERSITAGWDIAPVFAQGGIDTDCLNEMETRLASPELLDQAIHWVGYALETEQLMSDIEDATGRVSNLVHAAKQYSHVDRSAHQWIDVHTGLDSTLVMLGHKIGEGVRVVKDYDRTLPEIPAHPAELNQVWTNIVDNAVQAMHAAGTLTIRTYREDERLVVSVGDTGPGIPPEVRKRIFEPFFTTKPVGEGTGLGLDISYRIVVNTHGGDIDVSSEPGDTRFLIRLPFSEPPSA, via the coding sequence ATGACCATCGAGCCCATCGTCATCGAACCCTGCGAGCCCGGCCGGCTCACCCCGGACGACCTGCGGACCCTGTTCCTGTTCGAGAAACTCACCGACGAGCAGCTGGGCTGGCTCGCCGAACACGGCTGCACCATGCGGGTCGGCTCCGGAGGGCTGGTCGTCCGGGAGGGCGATCCGGCCGAGTCGTTCTTCGTGCTGCTCAGCGGCGCGGTCTCGCTGACCACCCGGGTCGGCGACGACGAGGTCACCACCAACCGGACCGATCAGCGCGGCGTCTACATGGGCGCCACCCAGGCGTACCTGCGTGACGACGGCATGCCCCGCAAGTACATGGCGTCGATGCGGGCGCTGTCCGACACCGAGTTCTTCGTGCTCGCCGCCGAGGACTTCGGCGGCCTGATGCGCGACTGGTTCCCGATGGCCATCCACCTGCTCGAAGGCCTTGCCCTCGGCATCCGCAACAACCAGGCGGTGGTCGGCGAACGGCAGCGGCTGTCCGCCCTGGGCGCGCTGTCCGCCGGGCTGATGCACGAACTGAACAATCCGGCCGCGGCCGCCTCCCGGGCCACCAGCGCGCTGCGCCAGCGGGTCGCCGCGATGCGGATGAAACTCGGCAAACTCGCCGCCGGCAAAGTCGCCCCGGACCGGCTCGTCGCCCTCCTCGAACTCCAGGAGGAGGTGATCGAACGGGCCGCCAAAGCCCCGGTGATGACCGCCATGCAGGTCTCCGACCTGGAGGACGAACTCGGCGGCTGGATGGAGGAACGGTCGATCACCGCGGGCTGGGACATCGCGCCGGTCTTCGCCCAGGGCGGCATCGACACCGACTGCCTCAACGAGATGGAGACCCGGCTGGCCTCCCCGGAGCTGCTCGACCAGGCGATCCACTGGGTCGGTTACGCCCTGGAGACCGAGCAGCTGATGAGCGACATCGAGGACGCCACCGGCCGGGTGTCCAATCTGGTGCACGCCGCCAAACAGTATTCGCACGTGGACCGGTCCGCCCATCAGTGGATCGACGTGCACACCGGACTGGACAGCACCCTGGTCATGCTGGGCCACAAGATCGGCGAGGGCGTACGGGTGGTCAAGGACTACGACCGCACCCTGCCCGAGATCCCGGCGCACCCGGCCGAACTCAACCAGGTGTGGACCAACATCGTCGACAACGCGGTCCAGGCCATGCACGCTGCCGGGACACTCACGATCCGCACCTACCGTGAGGACGAGCGGCTCGTCGTCTCGGTCGGTGACACCGGGCCCGGGATCCCGCCCGAGGTGCGCAAACGCATCTTCGAACCGTTCTTCACCACCAAACCGGTGGGCGAGGGCACCGGGCTCGGCCTGGACATCTCGTACCGCATCGTGGTCAACACCCACGGCGGCGACATCGATGTCTCGTCCGAACCCGGCGACACCCGTTTCCTGATCCGGTTGCCGTTCAGCGAGCCGCCGTCAGCCTAG
- a CDS encoding MFS transporter gives MHLRPWVVWATGVAAYTIAVLHRSSIGVAGLDAQERFGVGAGALAVFAVLQLLVYAVLQIPIGLLLDRFGSMRLVVAGGLLMVAGQTLMAFTDGMGGAITARVLVGAGDAMTFVSVLRLVPHWFPARQVPVMSQITGIMGQAGQILAAVPLAAVLAGPGWSAGFLGAAAVGVLVTIVVVAALRDTPESRINNGDSMSWSRLGTDLGSSWRHPGTRLGLWAHFTTQFTGTVFALMWGVPFLVAGEGLSRETAGVLLTVFVVTGMAAGPILGLLTQRHPLRRSWMVLGIVGINMTAWAAVIAWPGRAPLWLLVVLVVALGLGGPASMIGFDFARTFNPPSRLGTATGVVNVGGFTASLVTIQLIGLILDYRTGGGNDYHIDDFRIAMSVQFVVAAAGVVGILRTRRLTRRHVAAESAGLAFPLEVKAP, from the coding sequence ATGCACCTGCGTCCCTGGGTGGTGTGGGCGACCGGAGTGGCCGCCTACACCATCGCCGTGCTGCACCGCAGTTCGATCGGGGTGGCCGGGCTGGACGCCCAGGAGCGTTTCGGTGTCGGCGCCGGTGCGCTCGCGGTCTTCGCGGTGCTGCAGCTGCTGGTCTACGCCGTGCTGCAGATCCCGATCGGGCTGCTGCTCGACCGGTTCGGTTCGATGCGGCTGGTGGTCGCCGGTGGCCTGCTGATGGTGGCCGGGCAGACGTTGATGGCCTTCACCGACGGCATGGGCGGGGCGATCACGGCCCGGGTGCTGGTCGGCGCCGGCGACGCGATGACGTTCGTCAGTGTGCTGCGCCTGGTGCCGCACTGGTTCCCGGCCCGGCAGGTGCCGGTGATGAGCCAGATCACCGGGATCATGGGGCAGGCCGGGCAGATCCTGGCGGCGGTTCCGCTGGCCGCGGTGCTGGCCGGGCCGGGCTGGAGCGCCGGTTTCCTCGGTGCGGCGGCCGTCGGTGTGCTCGTCACGATCGTGGTCGTCGCCGCTCTGCGGGACACCCCGGAGAGTCGGATCAACAACGGCGATTCGATGAGCTGGAGCCGGCTCGGCACCGATCTGGGCAGTTCGTGGCGGCATCCGGGGACCAGGCTGGGGTTGTGGGCGCATTTCACCACCCAGTTCACCGGCACGGTGTTCGCCCTCATGTGGGGTGTCCCGTTCCTGGTCGCCGGTGAGGGCTTGAGCCGGGAGACGGCCGGGGTGCTGCTGACCGTCTTCGTGGTGACCGGCATGGCGGCCGGCCCGATTCTGGGGCTGCTCACTCAGCGGCATCCGCTGCGCCGGTCCTGGATGGTCCTCGGCATCGTGGGGATCAACATGACCGCGTGGGCCGCGGTGATCGCCTGGCCGGGCCGGGCTCCGCTGTGGCTGCTCGTGGTGCTGGTGGTGGCGCTGGGCCTGGGCGGGCCCGCGTCGATGATCGGCTTCGACTTCGCGCGCACCTTCAATCCGCCGAGCCGGCTGGGCACCGCGACCGGGGTGGTCAACGTGGGTGGGTTCACGGCGTCGCTGGTCACTATCCAGCTGATCGGGCTGATCCTCGACTACCGCACCGGCGGCGGTAACGACTATCACATCGATGACTTCCGGATCGCCATGTCGGTTCAGTTCGTGGTGGCCGCGGCCGGGGTGGTAGGCATTCTGCGGACCCGCCGGCTGACCCGGCGGCACGTCGCCGCCGAGTCCGCGGGTTTAGCGTTTCCGCTGGAGGTAAAGGCTCCCTAG
- a CDS encoding endonuclease domain-containing protein has product MRLGRICERGVMVTSGNPDDGSFARVSSQQSGILTTPQAVELLGRGIVRGHVRAGRWRSICRGIVMTSNGSLSPPQHLWVALLAAGPEAVLSGTTALTEAGVRGIRTGALRILVPADRKVSLCFPVMPGEMPSVRVTRTRVLPGEHRQAGSPPRVTTARALVDAAVWAQSGDAARTIIAMTFQQRKVLPEEVFEVLAMRRRLPRAKLIEQTVLDMAGGSLSLSEIDFKELCRSNRIPAPDRQVRRRDAAGRMRFLDVYWQKWRVHAEVDGSHHMETRHWIDDMLRQNQLWIAGDRLLRFPAGLVRSRPELVAGQLRAALEAAGWQSAW; this is encoded by the coding sequence GTGCGGCTCGGCCGGATCTGCGAACGTGGCGTGATGGTCACCTCCGGCAACCCGGACGACGGCTCGTTCGCCCGAGTGAGTTCACAACAGTCCGGCATCCTCACCACACCACAGGCCGTCGAGCTGCTCGGCCGGGGCATCGTGCGCGGGCACGTGCGAGCCGGGCGCTGGCGCAGCATCTGCCGGGGAATCGTCATGACGTCGAACGGTTCGCTGTCGCCACCACAGCATTTGTGGGTCGCGCTCCTGGCCGCCGGCCCCGAAGCCGTGCTCTCCGGCACGACCGCGCTGACCGAGGCGGGAGTGCGCGGGATTCGTACCGGCGCACTGCGCATTCTCGTTCCCGCCGACCGCAAGGTCAGCCTGTGTTTCCCGGTGATGCCCGGTGAGATGCCGTCGGTCCGGGTGACCCGGACCCGGGTGCTGCCCGGCGAACACCGGCAGGCGGGCAGTCCACCCCGGGTCACCACCGCCCGGGCGCTCGTCGACGCGGCGGTCTGGGCTCAGAGCGGAGACGCCGCGCGAACGATCATCGCGATGACCTTCCAACAGCGGAAGGTTCTGCCCGAGGAGGTGTTCGAGGTGCTGGCGATGCGCCGTCGACTTCCCCGGGCCAAGCTGATCGAGCAGACGGTGCTCGACATGGCCGGTGGTTCGCTGTCGCTGTCCGAGATCGATTTCAAGGAACTCTGCCGGAGCAACCGGATCCCGGCCCCCGATCGTCAGGTCCGGCGTCGTGACGCCGCGGGACGCATGCGGTTCCTCGACGTGTACTGGCAGAAGTGGCGTGTCCACGCGGAGGTCGACGGGTCTCACCATATGGAGACGAGGCACTGGATCGACGACATGCTCCGGCAGAACCAGTTGTGGATCGCCGGTGATCGTCTGCTGCGGTTTCCTGCGGGACTCGTCCGCTCCCGGCCGGAGTTGGTGGCCGGCCAGCTCCGAGCAGCCCTGGAGGCAGCCGGTTGGCAATCAGCGTGGTGA
- a CDS encoding S9 family peptidase codes for MEGQLHRIDVTVLPAGFNRIESEIAGNWSPALSPDGRHMAYVSDRGGSPAVWVQPVGSELTFRVDTGPEPVSTVRWSSGGGWLACQLAPGGAPRQEIWLVRPDGSDLHQIAGFGTDTADNMRWLPGRPVLALTENLTSAVLINVTTGERTVVAEGPLLSLLDVDPAGRFALLRYGPRGARSIVLRDLSASAASASSISAGFSSAAEKPVTRGERAVFSPGGGCIYALSQDGEFPVLLRITGDAVEVLAHDGEVEDFTITADGRTAAVLWNVRGGESEVALIDLDHDGDRAPNPVIPLPGPVVGDLTWSFDGSALGFTAEGPGRPHGVWVYESGQIRAVSAEPEAPGAIRPRLLSFPAHDGLTLTGWLFTPATDGPHPTVVWLHGGPEAQERPGHGPLFQSLVDRGIAVFAANVRGSSGFGRAFVDADNVALRYGAIEDVRTCADHLRSTGIAGRIGVMGRSYGGYLTLAALTWHPDLFDVGVDICGMSNFATFYDHTEPWIAAAAVSKYGHPTHDAALLHDLSPINRIDRLRAPLLVVHGENDSNVPVIEATQVVEALAARDHPHRYLLFPGEGHELLHRTARATFLRETLTWLENHLTRQPH; via the coding sequence GTGGAAGGTCAGCTCCATCGCATCGACGTGACCGTGCTCCCCGCGGGGTTCAACCGCATCGAGTCGGAGATAGCCGGCAACTGGTCGCCGGCGCTGTCCCCGGACGGGCGGCACATGGCCTACGTCTCCGACCGTGGCGGCTCCCCAGCCGTCTGGGTGCAACCGGTCGGCAGCGAGCTGACCTTCCGCGTCGACACCGGCCCCGAGCCGGTGTCGACGGTCCGCTGGTCCTCCGGCGGCGGCTGGCTGGCCTGCCAGCTCGCCCCCGGAGGCGCGCCCCGGCAGGAGATCTGGCTGGTCCGGCCGGACGGCTCCGACCTGCACCAGATCGCCGGGTTCGGCACCGACACCGCGGACAACATGCGGTGGCTGCCCGGCCGGCCGGTGCTGGCCCTCACCGAGAACCTGACCAGCGCCGTCCTGATCAACGTGACGACCGGCGAGCGGACGGTGGTCGCGGAGGGGCCGCTCCTCTCCCTGTTGGACGTCGATCCGGCCGGGCGCTTCGCGCTGTTGCGGTACGGACCCCGAGGCGCGCGTTCGATCGTCCTCCGGGACCTGTCCGCCAGTGCCGCCTCCGCCAGTTCCATCTCCGCCGGCTTCTCCTCCGCCGCCGAGAAGCCGGTCACCCGTGGCGAACGCGCGGTGTTCAGCCCTGGCGGCGGGTGCATCTACGCGCTCAGTCAGGACGGCGAGTTCCCGGTCCTGCTGCGGATCACCGGTGACGCGGTCGAGGTGCTCGCCCACGACGGAGAGGTCGAGGACTTCACGATCACCGCTGACGGGCGTACCGCCGCGGTGTTGTGGAACGTCCGGGGCGGCGAATCCGAGGTCGCCCTGATCGACCTCGACCACGACGGGGACCGCGCCCCGAACCCGGTCATCCCGCTGCCCGGCCCGGTCGTCGGCGACCTGACCTGGAGCTTCGACGGATCGGCGCTCGGGTTCACCGCCGAGGGGCCCGGGCGACCGCACGGGGTCTGGGTGTACGAATCCGGTCAGATCCGCGCCGTCTCCGCGGAACCGGAGGCCCCCGGCGCGATCCGTCCCCGGCTGCTGTCCTTCCCGGCACACGACGGGCTGACACTGACCGGCTGGCTGTTCACCCCGGCGACCGACGGCCCGCACCCGACCGTGGTGTGGCTGCACGGCGGCCCGGAAGCCCAGGAACGCCCCGGTCACGGCCCGCTCTTCCAGTCCCTGGTGGACCGGGGTATCGCCGTCTTCGCCGCCAACGTGCGGGGATCGTCCGGATTCGGGCGCGCGTTCGTCGACGCCGACAACGTGGCGCTGCGCTACGGCGCCATCGAGGACGTGCGCACCTGCGCTGATCACCTTCGGTCAACCGGGATCGCCGGGCGGATCGGGGTGATGGGCCGCTCCTACGGCGGTTACCTCACGCTGGCCGCGCTGACCTGGCACCCCGACCTGTTCGACGTCGGCGTCGACATCTGTGGCATGTCCAACTTCGCCACCTTCTACGACCACACCGAACCGTGGATCGCCGCCGCCGCGGTCAGCAAATACGGCCACCCCACTCACGACGCCGCCCTGCTGCACGATCTCTCCCCGATCAACCGGATCGACCGGCTGCGTGCCCCCCTGCTGGTGGTGCACGGCGAGAACGACAGCAACGTGCCGGTGATCGAGGCCACCCAGGTGGTAGAGGCGCTGGCCGCCCGCGACCACCCACACCGCTACCTGCTCTTCCCCGGCGAGGGCCACGAACTGCTGCACCGCACCGCCCGAGCCACTTTCCTCCGCGAGACCCTCACCTGGCTGGAGAACCACCTGACCCGCCAGCCCCACTGA